Within the Melitaea cinxia chromosome 12, ilMelCinx1.1, whole genome shotgun sequence genome, the region atttttatttttgtatcctAAATAATctatttcattttctattttctattcataattatcaatttacatatctattattttataataaatatgttcctgtgtgtagttttattatataaccgcttacatttattgaatttaccgtgtggctacggcattaaagaatatagccaccccctctcttcccgtgggtgtcgtaagaggcgactaagggataagacagttccgctaccaccttgaaacttaaaaagccatccaagtgctggctttgaaatacacaggccgaagacgggcagcagcgtcttcggtgcgacaaagccgtaCTGGCTActgctgcggtcaccaacccgcctgcccagcgtggtgactatgggcaaaacacatgagttcaggttatttttggcgtaaacttgtggaggcctatgtccagcagtggactgtataggctgtaatgatgatgatgatgacatttattgaataaatggttcaaatataataaatattccagCGTTTACCTAAATCTTTAGACATTTCCCtaccttttttgttatttaatctttttatttattatttttattacacatcaTACAAAAACGGTTAAAccattatacatacaaatacgcTTGCGTGGGCAGCAGACACTTAAATTTAAGATAAGTTAGAGTCGATCCACACAATGCATTAAACAAAATCCATACATTCTTATAACCGCCCTTATATGCTTCTCcacattttatacaaaaatgtaagtCGTAAACGATCCTCATTTTATAAGCCTGTGAAAAATACATGTCATTACATCATTATGAAGCTTTGCCTACGATTGTATTTCTTGATAATTTTGATGATGAACAATGTGATTGTAATAAAGCATGTTCTTTTGGATATCACGTTTTGCAATTGCACATAATCTTAATAATCATATGTTGAAATAATTTCACGTCACGTAGGTAATGTACGtgttatattttaagatttattaacGTATTGTTGATTTCGACAACCCTTGAAATCCCACTCGTTATtctacttaaattattattagtatatccATTCATCTGTAAGCTAAACTTTTTACTAACAATATTTTACTTGAAAACACCTAAAAACCTAATTCGCTCACAAAAATACTAAATCTTTATATTACCGTATTTGTATGCATGTCCCTAATTTTTTATggatgtattaattttattaatttcattcaatCTGCTGTGAACTATAGCAGACCACTTAAACGTTAATACTAATATTCTAAAGTGATTACATTAGAAATTACCTTTCAATTATCTTCCAACAATGTGTAAAAAATCACGTTAACATCACGATTTTCCGCTATTCTCGTGTTCCGTATCGAATCATCTGATACCATCGTGAATGCATAATACTCAGAAGAGTGACAATGGTCGTATTAGCCTTGTTAAGACATACAAATTGTCCTATACATATTTTCatctataaaactattttaccgTCCTGGTTTTACTTACTTTTCTGatgatttcattatatttttatataaatatatttagtttaaataagcAAAACTTTTGTGTATTCTAGTGAATAGCAGAAAACTTGTTGCTCTCaatttgtgaaaattaaaatatttttggttggGTATTATGGTTAAGGTTTTATAATCTTCATTTCCTATTTACTAGCCTTGAAACTTAATAGCCaccttcccgtgagtgtcgtaagaggctaaGGTATAAAAaacttccactaccaccttggaacttaaaaagcctaccgatgtcacccaactgctggctctgaaatacacaggcagaagacgagtagcagcgttttcggtacgacaaagtcagccctgcggtcaccaacccgcctgcccagcgtggtgactatgggcaaaacacgtgtgTTCACGCCATAATGTcgggtgcgaacttgtggaggcctaacgGCCGATTCCAATAAACGATCTCAAACCATTTTTATTGATCTGAGTTTAAGTTTGCAATCTAAATTTTAGAGAAACCGTTTCAATAACTGAACCATAGATTGATTATGCAATCCAAAACTGCAAGCGATCCGTCAGAGGCACCAATCCGGATTCAAACGGTTTTCGGATCGTCCTCCGTTTGAAAATGGCAGTTGATGGGTTTCAATAACCAATCTTTTGACTTTGACAAATCTTATTTGACTTATCTGTGATCCAAATTTGCAATCCCTAACATTTGGTGGTTTCCGTTGcgatctttttttctttattacttttcatCAATTAGGTACTTcacctttttaaattttatcacctTATTTACTATAATCACCTTAATACCAATCCGGCattcaattgtaaaaaatgtacagTGATAGTGAAAGTGACTTGGAGTTGGAAGTGCTAGAACAGCTTTCAGATTGGGATGATGACGAACTTCTTCCGGCGCCTCGTAAAAGTTTTACGCGGATCAACCACTTGCGCTTACTAAATGAAGCTGAATTTACATTTAGATTTAGAATTAATAAAACTGCGATAGAGTTACTATTATCAGAAATTATGCCATTTATAAAAGTAACCTCAAAGCGGTAAGTAAACAATGTCTCAATATCTACTGTTGTCCTTTGTGCGTTGTACTATTGCCAGTTATCAATAATACATTTATGAGGATTTatcataaaacaatatttattgtttccAGAAATAATGGGGTTTCACCGCTTCACCAGTTATTGCTGACTCTTCGATTCTATGCATTAGGCACAATGCTTATTGCTGTAGGAGACTTTGTAGGGGTGTCAAAGTCAACAGCATGCAGAATTGTGCAAAATATATCGAAATCAATTGCAAAGTTATATAACAAGTACATTTATATGCACCAAAACAGTGTTAATAAGTTTTACCAAATAGCCCATTTCCCACGTGTTCTTGGTGCAATAGATGGTACTCATATACGTATACAGTCTCCaagttagtaaatatatttataatttaaaaaaggtacttttttacaaaagatttataagtttgtttttcAGTGCAAGCAATCGGTGAAGAATTTAGGAATAGAAAAGGTTACTTTTCTTTAAACGTTCAGGCTGTATGTGATGCAGATTTGAGACTGATGAATGTAGTAGCTCGTTGGCCTGGTTCTGCACATGATGCTACTATCTTTAACAATTCTGTTTTGAGAGGCaagtaacaattaaatattggATTCTAGTTTTAAAATTCATAGCCTTGCGATAATtccaaatacatacatatgtacatggATTTTTATCTCGcctatatatttattctttacaGCTCAGTGTGACATTGGGACCTTTGGCAACCGCTGGTTACTTGGTGATAGTGCCTATCCCAATAGAGCATATTTACTAACACCAGTTTTAAATCCAAGTAATAGCTCAGAACAAAAATACAATGAAGCTCATATTGCAACAAGGAATCTAATTGAACGGTactacaaatacttttttattttctacctaCACTtctataaaaatcaaatataagttGTTGTTAAtgttatactaataaaaaacttattttcagtACTTTTGGTGTATGGAAGCGTCGTTTCCCAGTTATTTTTTTGCCTCTGCGCTTGTCACTTGCAAATGTTCAAGCAGTTATAATAGCAACAGCAGTTCTACACAATATCTGTAGAAAATACAACATGCAAGAAATGCCTTCAGAAGTAGAGTTGCCAGCAAGCCTAGTAACAGATTCTTCTGTTGCAGACACTCAATCTCAAGCTCTGGGATTGCAAGATATTGTTGAAAGGAATGAGCTTATAAATGGATATTTTTCGACTTTATAAGAGGAATTCAACATAATTGATGAATTTTTAGTttcttatgtataaataaagtaaatagtataaattattttaatgttattagtattattttctaattaataaaatttaatttcctaagttgtcagtaatatttagctgttattattttaataaactaatttttatttgtaagctTAGTTGTTaagcattgtatttttttttagaattttttaatattattaatgttatttttatatgttttactagttatgtggtgactatgggcaaaacacatgagttcacgttatttttggcgtaaacttgtggaggcctatgtccagcagtggactgtataggctgtaatgatgtaatgatgattaatgTTATTTTGCCATTTCATATACTATATTAAGGTACTTTCTctgttttgtttgtatgttatgTGTTTAGTATGTACTTTGTTGGtgctcaaataaataaatattttctttacttaaaatactgtttattttttcattaaaacaagcaggtattatcaaatatatttattacatagaaatataacacaaaatacatatcaaaaaaggaatacataaaacaaacatttttacactcgcaacttattattattctacaaaattaaatcaaaatacaaaatataatttaacgaattaaaataaaaataacaataaatatttaatttaacttttatcttTTTGTAAATTATCTATCTCtagttgtagttttttttttctaatatcacCTTTTCTAAGTTCTCTTCTAATAACTTAGTTttagctataaaataatttgctatTGCTTGATTCCTGGCAGAACGGTTTTCATCACCCTTGGTGAAGAGTTTTCTTTTGGAACCTGTAGGAGTTCAGAGATTTGGTATCTTTATGAATTGCTAATGACTTACAGTCTACCACTCTAACTTTATGTAAACATCTAACATAATGGGTTAGCAAAAACCTCTATTACAGCCCCCTAAGTCCAAGATTGCAATAAAAGTTAAGAGCAAATATCATGCAAACCATCTAGCTTACTACTTGTTCTGCTTGCCATCCGAtcatagttattaaaaaaagttgagTTGTCGGGTCTGCACCAGCAGTAGTAAGTAAAGTTGTCTATAAAGGTTTAACTGAaaattatactataatataaaaaaagcagaTAATACAATACCACTAGCTCTAGGagtgaataaatatttcttcgGTTCTTTTGCTGAACACTTTCCTGGGTCTTCTGCTTCATTTAATACGtcattttgtaaaatttggACTCCAGGAGATATGGAGCTGGcatctaattttataatttgcgATTCTACAACAAAATCACTTCCAATACCACCACCATCACCATCACCAATAATTACATTAGCAGAAGCCCAGTTTGTTGGCTCCGGCACAAGTTCAGCATCGCCACCATATTCAACAGTGAAACCATCCACCGTATTGCCTAACAAAGTAGCTACCTTGTCTAGGACTTCATCCGGAGGGATGTAATCTGGACCACCACCACCAGTCTTAAAAAACAAGATAACTTTATAAACTTAACCATAACGATGTACAACTTATACAAACAAGTAAAGCAAGTACCTAAATACATAATCTATAATACAAGATACTGACCTTAATGTTGTTCATCCTAATTAATGTATTGCGTTtgcgagaatttttttttaaattttcccaCTTCAAACGCAGTTGTTGAGGTGTACGGTGGCATGATGTAACAACTGCATTAAATTGGTCGGCGATGCGTTTCCATTCCTCCGTTTTCATTTTGTTGGTGGTAGCATTGGTagctttattgtatattattttgctgCTTTCTATAAAAGACAGCAAAGTCTTTGATTCATCCCTCGTTAGGGGCTTCGTTGAAaccttaaacagaaaaaaataggCGCGAAATGTAGCGTCTTCACAGCGGGTGGTCGGGAATGCTCTGTTCGACCAACATAATATGTactataaatcttaatatattttgttatcacTCACCTGTCCACTTtccattttaaatgaataaacaaaGGTACCAGTAGATATCCAAACACAATAAAACAAGCAAAGAGCGCGGTGTAGTACGGAGAGTTCTTTCGATTGAGCTTTGAAGTTGACAATTGACAACTTCACAGTCTTCACGTACGTTACGTTCCGATCTCAATCTTAGTAAGTTTTAAGGTgtgttatttcataaaatgtaacattatatttagaaaattataatataatctggtgtttaaagaatattaaatggaaatatcaatataaataaatgaaaaaagttaTCAAATGCTCTCAAATCTAGAATATGAGTAAAACGCAGTCACATAAATACTGATTAGAATGGAACGCACGGGAGGGTACGGATTGATCTCCAAACGCTCGTCGAATCTCGATCGGCGTTTGAAGATCGTTGTATTGAAACGCAGATCGAGGATCGATCGAGAGAAAGAATTCTATCTTGGATTGCAACGATCTCTAGATCGAAGTTTGAATATTGGAATCGGCCGTAAGTCAAAATCAAAAGAATATACaaaacttacattttttatgtttacaaatacttatattaatattatatgctAATACCCGCTTAGTCTTGCACTTAGCAGCCGAACGGATATACTAATGATATGGAAATTGCTTGGAAGTATAagattatatttaacataatgcGTGTATCAAATAACCTCTTATGGgcatagtttataataaattataagatagctttcataatattaaaaagtgtgtgtgtacgtatgtacgcacgtaagaagttatacttcattggttaGCTAGCTACCTggttcttcgttgactagctaacttaaGGGTGGCGGTTTTTTAGTGACAGTGTATGCGCGcatcttaaaaaaatactctcatcatttttctctaacgcgccaaaagCAATATAACATAGGAGAAGAAtcggcttaatccaccacgttgttcCACTTACAAGTTAGATGTATCCCTACTTTGAGTAATCGATCGTTATCAGgttttatgataacaacaaaCAACGACAGGTTAAGGATGCTcttcaaggcacggtggggaggcacACAAGAAACGACAAAGAACAAGCatattattaatactaattACTAAAGCATGAGCATACGTTGtcacataaattattaattggaAGCTCCATACATTCATTTGTATGGAAGCTTCCAATAGTACCAAATCTTGGTTAATGTCACTTAGAGTTAAGAAAATACGAATGAAATTAATAGGCGCTGTCGATATAAAAACCATAATCAAAAATGGTCAACAAGCAGTGggtagtatttttttcttttttattggtAACCCTACAACGAAACAGAGTAATTAACATACAGAGAAATCATAAATCTTCCATAGTATTAAATACATTGTCCAGTATCAATaactgtatttaaattaaaatatctcttaatattatttattaacataaacaAGATAATTTACAATATGTGAGAagattattgaaattttatctcGGAATGTAACCTCCGACCGATGTTGTATATTTCTTGTCATTAACGACTCAATTAggtttttaataatcttattaGGTATGCGTTTactctataaatattttgacttATTTGAATACAGCCGACCAAAAATGTTCAAGAAAGTAAAactaatttcaatttatattaataataatatgtctaacatataatattttgatcGTATGTTGTTGACTATACACTGACTTTATTCGTAAACACGCATATTTTCTTAACTTTGTGTCAACAGTTAGGTGACGTGACAAAACTAAACGTTCAaatgttaacttaaataaatttctaaatattacaaaaatacaaaacattctttatttccgtattatattttttttaactaatatatgAAACCTCCTTTTAAGCTTACACCTATATTAATGAACCTCTCCCTTACAATTCATACttattacagaaaaaaagttacaatataCAGCAAAAGATACACGTTTGTATACCTATATAACAAGAAGTGTATGAAACCTCCTTTAAGCACATGTCTGTATAAGACGCTCTTCTACACCACCATaccacatttaaaaaaaaactcatgtTCTTAGACTTGCACAAGATGCatgtgaaaatattaaatacaaaagagGGAAGAAAGCGATACACATTCTTGATCGAACAATCGCCATTTGTTTCTTTGGTTCGCATTCCGTGTGTTTAATGAAAGtctttatgttaaatattgCAAGCTTTTATTACGATGCTGTGTAGGAATTCTTGTAAATAGACCTTACACACACTGGTTATCTGTACCTACAATGAATAATAGATTAACTTGAGAACTCGTGAAATAATAACATAGAAATACAAATGAAATGCCTACATTACATAATGtcagataatatattaattgatgACAccttggcgcaacggtcacagcactggtttgtggctgttgcagtggcggttgcgggttgaTCCCCggacatgacaaatatttgcattggccatacagatgtttgccgtggtctgggtgtttgtgcaatccttgtgggtctccccaacgtgctTCAGAAAGCACGttatgccgtcggtcccggtttgctatcatgtacacctgatagtgatcgttaattatagtagggaatatgatCTCTGTctctgatccttatcctacatgaagaaagaggcctattcccagcagtgtgatattacaggttgaagtgTATATTAAGATATCTAACTAAAAAATTGTTCACTACATTAATCGTAAGAAATACTACCAGAGTTACCGCATACAAAATCGCCTTTGCACACAATATGAACCTATAAATTTCAACTGGTACCGGCCTCCGCTCAAAATAAAGAGTAAACAATGAAGCTTGACTTATAGAATGACCACTCTAAGGATTGGCCAAAAATAGTTATCTAATAAAACCTCCGGTATAGGCTTATTTTATCTGTAAGATAAGTGTTAAAAATCAAACTTAATATAACAATGTGTTAAAAGTAATGAGCAGATATCCGATAAAAGATAACACAAGAATAACACATACTAACCTTTCCCAGTAACCAAACATGCCcaacaacatataaaataattaactgtcataaaaaatatatatcaaacatAATAAATTCTAATCCCGTTATTCTTATCGACTTTCTAACAAACGCATAAACAACAAACCtaataaaaatagtcaaacTCATCTCCGATCCTGGTTCAATTCTGTGgcaattaaagataaaaaatattttcattataacaaacacaaatattggTTTTCTAAAGTCATTAACCTTTGATTTATTATCTCTTATAAGGTACGACCTGATATAAATAACTACGATTCAGGATACAAtatcttatttgaataaattataagttgTAACGTTTGTTGATTTCCTTTAagatttataatctataattaacGAGATGTAAGTGAATGTTTATTACTAGATGAAAAAAAGCCTCTTTCATGTTTCGGATGTAAGTCAAACTTTTCTCGTATTGGTGTGCAAGCATGCGAGTCAAATGCAAAAGTTATCAAACAATGATTAATCCGTTGAAATATTAATAGCTGCACTGCTTCACACTATAGAGTTTTGAATTTGACACCCGCCTCGATTTGagaattctaatatttatacatatgtataatctTTTTATGcagctacaaaataaaatatatcagtcGACTGCTATctataacacaaaaattaaagaCGACCGTGTTAAACATATTAGAAAGGCTATTAAATGAAACATATTATCAGGATGTATCCAAAGATCAAAGAATTTAAAACATCTATTCAGTGCAAGACTTCACTTCGAAAATTCCGCGACACTTGAAGACTAAAGTATACGAGCGTTGCGTCTGTTTTTGACACACGGTGCCAAAACGTGGACACTGGCGAAGGGGCTAGTCCACAAATTCAAAgttgctcaacgtgcaatggaagaGGCTATACtcggggtctctctcaaagatgg harbors:
- the LOC123658276 gene encoding putative nuclease HARBI1 — its product is MYSDSESDLELEVLEQLSDWDDDELLPAPRKSFTRINHLRLLNEAEFTFRFRINKTAIELLLSEIMPFIKVTSKRIYHKTIFIVSRNNGVSPLHQLLLTLRFYALGTMLIAVGDFVGVSKSTACRIVQNISKSIAKLYNKYIYMHQNSVNKFYQIAHFPRVLGAIDGTHIRIQSPMQAIGEEFRNRKGYFSLNVQAVCDADLRLMNVVARWPGSAHDATIFNNSVLRAQCDIGTFGNRWLLGDSAYPNRAYLLTPVLNPSNSSEQKYNEAHIATRNLIERTFGVWKRRFPVIFLPLRLSLANVQAVIIATAVLHNICRKYNMQEMPSEVELPASLVTDSSVADTQSQALGLQDIVERNELINGYFSTL
- the LOC123658402 gene encoding uncharacterized protein LOC123658402 — encoded protein: MESGQVSTKPLTRDESKTLLSFIESSKIIYNKATNATTNKMKTEEWKRIADQFNAVVTSCHRTPQQLRLKWENLKKNSRKRNTLIRMNNIKTGGGGPDYIPPDEVLDKVATLLGNTVDGFTVEYGGDAELVPEPTNWASANVIIGDGDGGGIGSDFVVESQIIKLDASSISPGVQILQNDVLNEAEDPGKCSAKEPKKYLFTPRASGSKRKLFTKGDENRSARNQAIANYFIAKTKLLEENLEKVILEKKNYN